In Phragmites australis chromosome 17, lpPhrAust1.1, whole genome shotgun sequence, the following are encoded in one genomic region:
- the LOC133897125 gene encoding uncharacterized protein LOC133897125 isoform X1, with translation MRAGAGDRASPAAKDFNLFFSERMRGGGGGSGLGFRGEAEEEEEEVVSAPERPMRRPRWRAEADDGYSPSSTGGGGGSCYGSVDCDSPLAGFVRPDDDPDTDLETDGLATSSSSAFTERQDEEEEVLCGVKEEEWAQVQEPVKNPAGRATPECQNQRYRPEAALLHGRKGSKQRPASLDFGSPGFNGGSFSPNFVVGGVGLMNKGLVSSHIRSDVFHSPGTPNYLRHRSSVLGCQKGWSSERVPLPSEGNRRYPGSSMAFPYSNRRQLPSKWEDAERWIFSPNSSDALGRTSAAHARRPKSKSGPLGPPGRLGGQCSSVASSVSLLDSGKVRPFTSNSPFLAGVLIPEHVCGEKNTNGTYPGRAAGDEIGIGNGGRFCLVNGGSHAIRSTRVRRRLDTAVESSASLPSTQESIQDEKVEITEDSATSIAPVVSRKDAATQTSPDLSRPSSPNTRPPLTCSLSTQQVKESESCFSDLEIRDVQMDDRVTLTRWSKKNVTRSSNKNSTNIIEWKEKRVEPKSSAWDLTEAKCISEIEREDAKITVWENFQKAKAEAAIQKLVIKLEKKRSSSLDKILNTLRSAQRKAQVMRDCDAETANQDEKKSRKAKRTAQLSKNGQIGSLSGCFTCHAF, from the exons ATGCGCGCTGGCGCCGGCGATCGAGCGAGTCCAGCGGCTAAAgatttcaatttatttttttctgagaGAATGCGGGGTGGCGGCGGTGGTTCCGGGCTTGGGTTTCGGGGCGAagcggaggaggaagaggaggaggtggtgtcgGCGCCGGAGAGGCCAATGCGGCGGCCGCGGTGGAGAGCGGAGGCGGACGACGGCTACTCGCCGAGCTCCACGGGCGGCGGTGGGGGCAGCTGCTACGGCTCCGTCGACTGCGACTCG CCTTTGGCAGGGTTCGTGCGCCCAGATGATGACCCGGACACAGATCTGGAAACAGATGGGCTGGCCACTTCCTCCTCCAGTG CCTTCACGGAGCggcaggacgaggaggaggaggtgctgtGCGGGGTGAAGGAAGAGGAGTGGGCACAAGTACAAGAACCGGTCAAGAATCCGGCAGGCCGTGCCACCCCAG AATGCCAGAACCAACGGTACCGGCCGGAGGCTGCTCTTTTGCATGGTAGGAAGGGGTCGAAACAGCGGCCAGCCTCGCTCGACTTTGGCAGTCCTGGGTTCAATGGAGGCTCGTTTTCTCCAAATTTCGTGGTTGGCGGTGTGGGGTTGATGAACAAGGGACTTGTATCATCACACATCAGATCAGACGTCTTTCATAGTCCTGGAACACCGAACTATCTGCGGCACCGTTCATCAGTGTTGGGGTGCCAGAAAGGTTGGAGCTCTGAGAGAGTGCCACTTCCTTCTGAAGGTAATAGGAGGTACCCAGGTAGCAGCATGGCATTTCCTTACAGCAATAGGAGGCAATTGCCCTCGAAATGGGAGGATGCAGAGAGGTGGATCTTCAGTCCGAATTCCAGTGATGCACTCGGAAGAACCTCAGCCGCTCATGCCCGGCGACCGAAGTCTAAAAGTGGCCCACTGGGGCCTCCGGGAAGACTTGGGGGACAGTGCTCATCTGTTGCCTCATCTGTGTCATTGCTTGATAGTGGGAAAGTCAGACCTTTCACATCAAATTCACCTTTTTTGGCGGGAGTTCTAATCCCGGAACATGTTTGTGGAGAGAAAAATACCAATGGAACGTATCCAGGTAGAGCAGCTGGTGATGAAATCGGCATCGGAAATGGAGGCAGATTCTGTCTAGTGAATGGTGGGTCTCATGCTATTCGATCTACCAGAGTTCGCCGGCGATTAGATACTGCGGTCGAGTCATCTGCTTCATTGCCTAGCACCCAAGAATCTATACAAG ATGAAAAGGTTGAAATCACAGAAGATTCAGCCACCAGTATTGCCCCTGTGGTTTCAAGGAAAGATGCTGCAACTCAAACTAGCCCAGACCTAAGTAGGCCCTCTTCGCCTAACACCAGGCCTCCATTGACCTGTTCACTGTCGACACAACAAGTCAAAGAGAGCGAGAGCTGTTTCTCAGATCTTGAAATCAGAGATGTGCAGATGGATGATCGAGTGACTCTGACTAGGTGGTCAAAGAAAAATGTGACACGGTCCTCTAACAAGAATTCAACAAACATAATAGAGTGGAAggaaaagagagtggagcctaAATCTTCTGCCTGGGACTTAACTGAAGCGAAGTGCATATCTGA GATTGAGAGAGAGGATGCAAAAATTACCGTGTGGGAGAATTTTCAAAAAGCAAAAGCAGAGGCAGCAATTCAAAAGCTAGTG ATTAAGCTCGAGAAGAAAAGATCATCTTCACTGGACAAGATTTTGAACACCCTCAGGTCTGCTCAAAGAAAAGCGCAGGTGATGCGTGACTGTGATGCAGAAACAGCAAAccaagatgaaaaaaaatctcgGAAGGCAAAAAGAACAGCACAGCTTAGCAAGAATGGCCAAATCGGTTCTCTGAGTGGCTGCTTCACTTGCCATGCTTTCTAA
- the LOC133897125 gene encoding uncharacterized protein LOC133897125 isoform X2 encodes MRKWAPLDPLRLFSFFLFSLGFTFNRCGYDDGWLQPLAGFVRPDDDPDTDLETDGLATSSSSAFTERQDEEEEVLCGVKEEEWAQVQEPVKNPAGRATPECQNQRYRPEAALLHGRKGSKQRPASLDFGSPGFNGGSFSPNFVVGGVGLMNKGLVSSHIRSDVFHSPGTPNYLRHRSSVLGCQKGWSSERVPLPSEGNRRYPGSSMAFPYSNRRQLPSKWEDAERWIFSPNSSDALGRTSAAHARRPKSKSGPLGPPGRLGGQCSSVASSVSLLDSGKVRPFTSNSPFLAGVLIPEHVCGEKNTNGTYPGRAAGDEIGIGNGGRFCLVNGGSHAIRSTRVRRRLDTAVESSASLPSTQESIQDEKVEITEDSATSIAPVVSRKDAATQTSPDLSRPSSPNTRPPLTCSLSTQQVKESESCFSDLEIRDVQMDDRVTLTRWSKKNVTRSSNKNSTNIIEWKEKRVEPKSSAWDLTEAKCISEIEREDAKITVWENFQKAKAEAAIQKLVIKLEKKRSSSLDKILNTLRSAQRKAQVMRDCDAETANQDEKKSRKAKRTAQLSKNGQIGSLSGCFTCHAF; translated from the exons ATGAGAAAATGGGCACCCTTGGATCCTCTtcgccttttttctttttttcttttttctttgggaTTTACTTTTAATCGCTGTGGCTATGATGATGGTTGGCTGCAGCCTTTGGCAGGGTTCGTGCGCCCAGATGATGACCCGGACACAGATCTGGAAACAGATGGGCTGGCCACTTCCTCCTCCAGTG CCTTCACGGAGCggcaggacgaggaggaggaggtgctgtGCGGGGTGAAGGAAGAGGAGTGGGCACAAGTACAAGAACCGGTCAAGAATCCGGCAGGCCGTGCCACCCCAG AATGCCAGAACCAACGGTACCGGCCGGAGGCTGCTCTTTTGCATGGTAGGAAGGGGTCGAAACAGCGGCCAGCCTCGCTCGACTTTGGCAGTCCTGGGTTCAATGGAGGCTCGTTTTCTCCAAATTTCGTGGTTGGCGGTGTGGGGTTGATGAACAAGGGACTTGTATCATCACACATCAGATCAGACGTCTTTCATAGTCCTGGAACACCGAACTATCTGCGGCACCGTTCATCAGTGTTGGGGTGCCAGAAAGGTTGGAGCTCTGAGAGAGTGCCACTTCCTTCTGAAGGTAATAGGAGGTACCCAGGTAGCAGCATGGCATTTCCTTACAGCAATAGGAGGCAATTGCCCTCGAAATGGGAGGATGCAGAGAGGTGGATCTTCAGTCCGAATTCCAGTGATGCACTCGGAAGAACCTCAGCCGCTCATGCCCGGCGACCGAAGTCTAAAAGTGGCCCACTGGGGCCTCCGGGAAGACTTGGGGGACAGTGCTCATCTGTTGCCTCATCTGTGTCATTGCTTGATAGTGGGAAAGTCAGACCTTTCACATCAAATTCACCTTTTTTGGCGGGAGTTCTAATCCCGGAACATGTTTGTGGAGAGAAAAATACCAATGGAACGTATCCAGGTAGAGCAGCTGGTGATGAAATCGGCATCGGAAATGGAGGCAGATTCTGTCTAGTGAATGGTGGGTCTCATGCTATTCGATCTACCAGAGTTCGCCGGCGATTAGATACTGCGGTCGAGTCATCTGCTTCATTGCCTAGCACCCAAGAATCTATACAAG ATGAAAAGGTTGAAATCACAGAAGATTCAGCCACCAGTATTGCCCCTGTGGTTTCAAGGAAAGATGCTGCAACTCAAACTAGCCCAGACCTAAGTAGGCCCTCTTCGCCTAACACCAGGCCTCCATTGACCTGTTCACTGTCGACACAACAAGTCAAAGAGAGCGAGAGCTGTTTCTCAGATCTTGAAATCAGAGATGTGCAGATGGATGATCGAGTGACTCTGACTAGGTGGTCAAAGAAAAATGTGACACGGTCCTCTAACAAGAATTCAACAAACATAATAGAGTGGAAggaaaagagagtggagcctaAATCTTCTGCCTGGGACTTAACTGAAGCGAAGTGCATATCTGA GATTGAGAGAGAGGATGCAAAAATTACCGTGTGGGAGAATTTTCAAAAAGCAAAAGCAGAGGCAGCAATTCAAAAGCTAGTG ATTAAGCTCGAGAAGAAAAGATCATCTTCACTGGACAAGATTTTGAACACCCTCAGGTCTGCTCAAAGAAAAGCGCAGGTGATGCGTGACTGTGATGCAGAAACAGCAAAccaagatgaaaaaaaatctcgGAAGGCAAAAAGAACAGCACAGCTTAGCAAGAATGGCCAAATCGGTTCTCTGAGTGGCTGCTTCACTTGCCATGCTTTCTAA